Proteins co-encoded in one Cinclus cinclus chromosome 17, bCinCin1.1, whole genome shotgun sequence genomic window:
- the UNC119B gene encoding protein unc-119 homolog B, translated as MSGSRARAAAAAPGPDKKPPPGSAGPLSRLRGRRGSADAPPRQPWTESELLALETVRPEHVLGLCRVTENYLCRPEDNIYNIDFTRFKIRDLETGTVLFEIAKPSASEHDEEDEDDSSELDASAGRFVRYQFTPAFLRLRTVGATVEFTVGEKPVSNFRMIERHYFRDRLLKNFDFDFGFCIPSSRNTCEHIYEFPQLSEDLIRLMVENPYETRSDSFYFVDNKLIMHNKADYAYNGGQ; from the exons ATGAGCGGCTCCAgggcgcgggcggcggcggcggcgccggggccGGACAAGAAGCCGCCGCCGGGGTCCGCGGGGCCGCTCAGCCGCCTGCGGGGCCGACGGGGATCGGCCGATGCGCCCCCGCGGCAGCCCTGGACCGAGTCCGAGTTGCTGGCGCTGGAGACCGTCCGGCCCGAGCACGTCCTGGGGCTGTGCCGGGTGACGGAGA ATTATTTATGCAGACCTGAGGACAACATTTACAACATTGACTTCACTAGGTTTAAGATCCGGGACCTGGAAACAGGAACAGTCCTATTTGAAATCGCCAAGCCATCTGCTTCAG AGCAcgatgaggaggatgaagatgaCAGCAGTGAACTGGACGCAAGTGCAGGTCGCTTTGTTCGCTACCAGTTCACCCCAGCCTTTCTCCGTCTTCGGACTGTTGGTGCAAC AGTGGAATTCACAGTGGGAGAAAAGCCAGTGTCGAACTTCCGAATGATTGAGAGACATTACTTCCGAGATCGCTTGCTGAAGAACTTCGATTTTGATTTTGGCTTCTGCATCCCCAGTAGCAGGAACACATGTGAACACATTTATGAATTCCCTCAGCTTTCAGAAGACCTCA TCCGTCTGATGGTTGAAAACCCGTACGAGACGCGCTCGGACAGCTTTTACTTTGTGGACAACAAGTTGATCATGCACAACAAGGCCGACTATGCTTACAATGGAGGACAGTAA
- the ACADS gene encoding short-chain specific acyl-CoA dehydrogenase, mitochondrial, with protein MAAAAMAAVAAVVSRCGGGAPRGEGGGSGFALLRLLGGGCEALPSPLPALALRCRRLHTVYQSAELPETHQMLRQTVRDFAEKELMPLAAQLDKEHRFPAEQVKKMGGLGLLAMDVPEKYKGAGLDYLAYSIAVEEISRGCASTGVIVSVNNSLYLGPILKFGSEEQKHQWIAPFTSGEKIGCFALSEPGNGSDAGAASTVARLDGDEWVLNGTKAWITNAWDASATVVFATTDKSLKHKGISAFLVPMPTPGLSLGKKEDKLGIRASSTANLIFEDCRIPKANLLGQPGMGFKIAMQTLDGGRIGIASQALGIAQAALDCAVDYAEKRMAFGSPITKLQAVQFKLADMAVALEGARLLTWRAAMLKDNGKPFTKEAAMAKLAASEAATSIAHQAIQILGGMGYVTEMPAERHYRDARITEIYEGTSEIQRLVIAGQLLKAYRG; from the exons atggcggcggcggcgatggcggcggtggcggcggtCGTGTCCCGCTGCGGCGGCGGAGCACCCCGGGGTGAGGGTGGCGGGAGCGGCTTCGCTCTGCTGCGGCTGCTCGGGGGGGGCTGCGAGGCAC TCCCCTCCCCGCTTCCAGCGCTGGCCCTGCGGTGCCGGCGGCTGCACACCGTGTACCAGAGCGCGGAGCTGCCCGAGACGCACCAGATGCTGCGGCAGACCGTCCGGGACTTCGCGGAGAAGGAGCTGATGCCGCTCGCGGCGCAGCTGGACAAGGAGCACCGCTTCCCGGCCGAGCAG GTGAAGAAGATGGGTGGCTTGGGGCTGCTGGCTATGGACGTGCCAGAGAAGTACAAAGGAGCAGGCCTCGATTACCTGGCCTATTCCATTGCCGTGGAGGAGATCAGCAGGGGCTGTGCGTCCACGGGCGTCATCGTCAGCGTCAATAAC TCCCTGTATTTAGGGCCAATACTCAAGTTTGGCTCTGAGGAGCAGAAGCACCAGTGGATCGCTCCCTTCACCAGTGGAGAGAAAATTGGATGTTTTGCCCTCAGTGAACCAG GAAATGGCAGTGATGCAGGTGCAGCCTCCACCGTGGCACGCCTGGATGGGGACGAGTGGGTTCTGAACGGCACCAAGGCCTGGATAACCAACGCCTGGGACGCCTCGGCCACCGTGGTGTTTGCTACTACGGACAAATCCCTGAAGCACAAG GGTATTAGTGCATTCCTGGTTCCCATGCCAACACCTGGGCTGTCACTGGGGAAGAAAGAAGACAAACTGGGAATCCGAGCCTCTTCCACTGCCAACCTGATATTTGAGGACTGCCGGATACCGAAGGCCAACCTCCTGGGGCAGCCAGGAATGGGCTTCAAGATCGCCATG CAAACTCTGGATGGAGGAAGGATTGGTATTGCCTCACAGGCACTTGGAAtagcacaggcagctctggaCTGTGCTGTGGATTATGCTGAGAAGAGAATGGCCTTTGGGTCACCCATCACAaagctgcaggcagtgcag TTCAAGCTGGCAGACATGGCTGTGGCCTTGGAGGGTGCCCGCCTGCTGACCTGGAGAGCTGCTATGCTGAAGGACAATGGAAAGCCCTTCACTAAG GAAGCGGCAATGGCCAAACTGGCTGCATCAGAAGCTGCAACGTCCATCGCTCATCAG GCTATCCAGATCCTGGGTGGGATGGGCTACGTGACGGAGATGCCAGCGGAACGGCACTACCGCGACGCTCGGATCACCGAGATCTACGAGGGGACCAGTGAGATCCAGAGACTGGTGATCGCAGGCCAGCTGCTGAAGGCCTACCGAGGCTGA
- the SPPL3 gene encoding signal peptide peptidase-like 3 isoform X4, which yields MAEQTYSWAYSLVDSSQVSTFLISILLIVYGSFRSLNMDFENQDKEKDNSSAAGSFNGNSTNNSKGIQTIDSTQALFLPIGASVSLLVMFFFFDSVQVVFTICTAVLATIAFAFLLLPMCQYLTRPCSPQNKISFGCCGRFTAAELLSFSLSVMLVLIWVLTGHWLLMDALAMGLCVAMIAFVRLPSLKVSCLLLSGLLIYDVFWVFFSAYIFNSNVMVKVATQPADNPLDVLSRKLHLGPNVGRDVPRLSLPGKLVFPSSTGSHFSMLGIGDIVMPGLLLCFVLRYDNYKKQANSDSCGAPGPGNISGRMQKVSYFHCTLIGYFVGLLTATVASRIHRAAQPALLYLVPFTLLPLLTMAYLKVRGQDTWAAGSSGPAGSRVAVLALGSSSGG from the exons GTCTCTGAACATGGACTTTGAGAATCAAGACAAAGAGAAAGACAACAGCAGTGCCGCTGGGTCTTTTAATGGCAACAGCACCAATAACAGTAAGG GTATTCAAACCATCGATTCCACCCAGGCGTTGTTCCTGCCCATCGGAGCGTCCGTGTCTCTCCTTGTTATGTTCTTCTTCTTCGACTCAGTTCAAGTTGTCTTTACAATATGCACAGCAG TCCTTGCAACAatagcttttgctttccttctgctcccGATGTGCCAGTACTTAACACGGCCTTGCTCACCTCAAAACAA GATTTCCTTTGGCTGCTGCGGGCGTTTCACTGCTGCTGAGTTGCTCTCATTTTCTCTGTCTGTGATGCTTGTCCTTATCTGGGTCCTAACTGGCCACTGGCTCCTAATGGATG CTCTGGCTATGGGCCTGTGTGTTGCAATGATAGCCTTCGTTCGGCTGCCGAGCCTGAAGGTTTCCTGCTTGCTGCTCTCTGGGTTACTAATTTATGATGTCTTTTGG GTCTTTTTTTCTGCCTACATCTTTAACAGCAATGTTATGGTGAAAGTGGCCACACAACCAGCTGATAATCCCCTGGATGTGTTATCCCGGAAACTTCACCTGGGACCAAATGTAGGCAGAGATGTTCCCCGTCTGTCGCTGCCTGGCAAACTTGTATTCCCAAG TTCCACAGGGAGCCACTTCTCCATGCTGGGGATTGGAGATATTGTGATGCCAGggcttctgctctgctttgtcCTGCGTTACGATAACTACAAAAAACAAGCCAACAGTGATTCCTGTGGTGCCCCAGGACCAGGGAACATCTCTGGGCGGATGCAAAAGGTCTCTTACTTTCACTGCACACTTATTGGCTATTTTGTAG GTTTATTAACTGCAACAGTAGCTTCTCGTATTCATCGGGCAgcccagcctgccctgctctATTTGGTACCATTCACTTTATTGCCACTCCTCACCATGGCCTATTTAAAGGTAAGAGGGCAGGACacgtgggcagcagggagctctgggccagctggcagcagggtcGCTGTCCTtgcactgggcagcagctctgggggatGA